One segment of Fibrobacter sp. UWR3 DNA contains the following:
- a CDS encoding ubiquinone/menaquinone biosynthesis methyltransferase, protein MNSPVRKMFDGIANRYDFLNHFLSCGQDILWRRACCREIRRMRPGKRLLDLCGGTGDFAVTYEKFNGVQDVAILGDFSYGMLKGAAGKKTTAVPVQLDAMKMPFADGSFDVILNGFGMRNLPDAEGGLKESARVLTDGGYLQVLEFFSPRNVFNKFFYKALAPLFIPVLGAFFSKRDAYEYLVNSILRFLPVADFVALAERNGFELVHVKPCFFGVAYRVLLRRKSIPAGGDA, encoded by the coding sequence ATGAATAGCCCCGTGCGAAAGATGTTCGACGGTATCGCGAACCGCTACGATTTCTTGAACCACTTCTTGAGTTGTGGCCAGGATATCTTGTGGCGCCGTGCGTGCTGCCGCGAGATTCGGCGGATGCGCCCCGGAAAACGCTTGCTGGACCTGTGTGGCGGTACGGGCGATTTTGCGGTTACGTACGAGAAGTTCAACGGCGTGCAGGACGTGGCCATTCTGGGCGATTTTTCGTATGGCATGCTGAAGGGCGCCGCGGGCAAGAAGACGACTGCGGTTCCCGTGCAGCTCGATGCGATGAAGATGCCGTTTGCGGACGGCTCGTTCGACGTGATTCTGAACGGGTTCGGGATGCGCAACCTGCCCGATGCGGAGGGCGGCCTGAAGGAATCCGCACGCGTGCTCACGGATGGCGGCTACCTGCAGGTGCTTGAATTTTTCTCCCCGCGGAACGTGTTTAACAAGTTTTTCTACAAGGCGCTGGCCCCGCTGTTTATCCCGGTGCTGGGAGCTTTTTTCAGCAAGCGCGATGCGTATGAATATCTGGTGAATTCCATATTGCGTTTTTTGCCGGTGGCGGACTTTGTGGCGCTCGCCGAAAGGAACGGCTTCGAGCTTGTGCACGTGAAGCCCTGTTTTTTCGGGGTGGCGTACCGTGTGCTTCTGCGCCGGAAGTCTATTCCGGCGGGAGGTGATGCGTGA
- a CDS encoding UbiX family flavin prenyltransferase, whose amino-acid sequence MSRYILGVTGASGAIYATRTAMHLKRLGHEVSLVVTAPGCDVVKFEGQQALFDYADRTFDVDDFFAECASGSADYAGMAVVPCSMGTLGRIAAGTSDNLLVRSADVCLKERRSLVIVPREMPYNLIHIENMARVTRAGAVVIPASPQFYSKPASIEELVDTVVAKILKHLGAASAEDCAEIVKPWNSSASQKLPADGGSQNVLGGPIC is encoded by the coding sequence GTGAGCCGCTATATCCTCGGAGTGACGGGGGCCAGCGGGGCGATATATGCTACCCGCACGGCGATGCACCTGAAGCGCCTCGGGCATGAGGTTTCGCTTGTGGTGACGGCGCCTGGCTGCGATGTTGTAAAGTTCGAAGGTCAGCAGGCGCTTTTCGACTATGCGGACCGCACTTTCGATGTCGATGATTTTTTTGCGGAATGCGCGAGCGGGTCTGCCGACTATGCAGGCATGGCTGTGGTGCCCTGCTCCATGGGCACGCTCGGTCGCATCGCTGCAGGGACCTCGGACAACCTGCTGGTACGCAGTGCGGACGTATGCCTCAAGGAACGCCGCTCCCTGGTAATTGTCCCCCGTGAGATGCCCTACAACCTGATCCATATCGAGAATATGGCGCGCGTGACGCGGGCGGGCGCTGTGGTGATTCCTGCTTCCCCGCAGTTCTATAGCAAGCCTGCAAGCATCGAGGAACTCGTGGATACTGTTGTCGCGAAAATCCTGAAACATCTGGGTGCGGCGTCGGCGGAAGACTGCGCCGAGATTGTGAAACCATGGAATAGTTCCGCCAGTCAGAAATTGCCCGCGGATGGCGGGTCGCAAAATGTGCTCGGGGGCCCTATATGCTGA
- a CDS encoding 4-hydroxybenzoate octaprenyltransferase — protein MLKKILEFGHMVRFSHSLFAMPFALGSMWVAANGFRDMTAAETARIVLLIVGCMVTARNSAMSFNRIADADIDAKNPRTAKRHLPAGRLSKKSVIAFLAINGVLFVAFAFLLQPLAGMLALPVWLLLLSYSYWKRFSWLCHWFLGFAIGMSPLGAWIAIRGEFAVFPIFLLVILMLWMGGFDIIYATQDEEIDRQMGLHSVPARFGRKRALQIAFWSHIAMLALCVAFGFVWNMGIPWWVVTGLMAAAVLYIHLFRKSDDLDAMNRDFFLANVAISVLVMAGLIVWICMGGDVNALY, from the coding sequence ATGCTGAAGAAGATATTAGAATTCGGGCACATGGTGCGCTTTAGCCATTCGCTTTTCGCGATGCCCTTCGCGCTTGGTTCCATGTGGGTGGCGGCGAACGGGTTCCGCGACATGACTGCTGCCGAGACTGCACGCATCGTGCTCCTGATTGTCGGTTGCATGGTGACCGCCCGCAACAGCGCGATGAGTTTCAACCGCATTGCCGATGCCGATATCGACGCGAAAAACCCACGTACGGCGAAGCGCCACCTGCCTGCGGGCCGCCTTTCGAAAAAATCGGTAATTGCGTTCCTTGCCATAAACGGCGTGCTGTTCGTTGCGTTCGCGTTCCTGTTGCAGCCTCTCGCAGGCATGCTCGCCTTGCCGGTATGGCTTTTGCTGCTTTCCTATTCCTACTGGAAGCGTTTCAGCTGGCTATGCCACTGGTTCTTGGGGTTTGCGATAGGGATGAGCCCGCTCGGCGCCTGGATTGCCATTCGGGGCGAGTTTGCGGTGTTCCCGATATTCTTGCTCGTGATTCTCATGCTCTGGATGGGCGGCTTTGACATCATCTACGCCACGCAGGACGAGGAAATTGACCGCCAGATGGGACTGCATTCCGTGCCCGCGCGTTTTGGCCGCAAGCGCGCCCTGCAAATTGCCTTCTGGAGCCACATTGCCATGCTCGCGCTCTGCGTAGCCTTCGGGTTCGTATGGAATATGGGTATCCCCTGGTGGGTGGTGACCGGGCTCATGGCCGCAGCAGTTCTTTATATTCATTTGTTCAGAAAATCCGATGACCTGGATGCCATGAACCGCGATTTTTTCCTGGCGAATGTCGCGATAAGCGTGCTTGTGATGGCGGGGCTCATCGTGTGGATTTGCATGGGAGGTGACGTCAATGCCCTTTATTAA
- a CDS encoding biotin--[acetyl-CoA-carboxylase] ligase: MFSCERNFNEWHLCGFGDAPAFLFASLESTHSLMKARASAGEIVPGTLIVADTQTAGRGRHERTWASPAGKNLYFNIIIPLEGIPLASAPQITQVASLTFAEVFRDLQESSNAQGLGNSDIGKITVKWPNDILCGKHKFCGILAELVYIKRTVIPAKAGISTNIPPAPAISMGVGINVNSDPADYAHLGRAVTTLRDICGQSVNREKLLQSLIASLERAIGQFRAFGISPWVAAWRKMDQFIGARGTVVVNNHCTDENRDSGTGAIKKTGRIIDMNADGSLLFECDDGTMETVYSADLEI; encoded by the coding sequence ATGTTTTCTTGCGAACGTAATTTTAATGAGTGGCACCTGTGCGGATTTGGCGACGCACCTGCATTTCTTTTCGCTTCCCTAGAAAGCACGCATAGCCTGATGAAGGCACGCGCCTCCGCGGGTGAAATCGTACCCGGCACGCTCATTGTCGCCGACACGCAGACAGCCGGCCGCGGGCGTCACGAACGCACATGGGCCTCCCCCGCCGGCAAGAACCTTTACTTCAATATCATCATCCCGCTGGAAGGTATTCCGCTTGCTTCGGCCCCGCAAATCACGCAGGTTGCATCGCTCACATTCGCCGAAGTATTCCGCGACCTGCAAGAAAGTTCCAACGCGCAAGGGCTTGGCAACAGCGACATCGGGAAAATCACCGTCAAGTGGCCGAACGACATCCTGTGCGGCAAGCACAAGTTCTGCGGGATACTCGCTGAATTAGTTTATATAAAAAGAACTGTCATCCCCGCGAAGGCGGGGATCTCCACTAACATTCCGCCTGCTCCCGCCATCAGCATGGGGGTAGGCATCAACGTGAACAGCGACCCCGCAGACTACGCGCACCTCGGGCGCGCCGTCACCACCCTCAGGGATATCTGCGGGCAAAGCGTCAACCGTGAAAAACTGTTGCAGTCGCTTATCGCAAGCCTGGAACGCGCCATCGGGCAGTTCCGCGCCTTCGGGATATCGCCGTGGGTCGCCGCCTGGCGCAAGATGGACCAGTTTATAGGCGCCCGCGGGACCGTCGTCGTGAACAACCATTGCACCGATGAAAACCGCGACAGCGGCACAGGCGCCATAAAGAAAACAGGCCGCATCATCGACATGAACGCCGATGGCAGCCTGCTATTCGAATGCGATGACGGGACTATGGAAACCGTTTATTCCGCAGATCTGGAAATCTAG
- the tsaD gene encoding tRNA (adenosine(37)-N6)-threonylcarbamoyltransferase complex transferase subunit TsaD, whose amino-acid sequence MIWLGIESSCDETACAVLQDDPLKVISNPLYSQIDEHALYGGVVPEIAARAHLQKIAPIAEAAVKEAGIELKDIDAIAYTTGPGLMGPLLVGASFARGLARDLNIPAYGINHLEGHLAAAWLSNPDIEPPFLTLTVSGGHTELVMEEPGFKYTSIGRTRDDAAGEAFDKCGKLLGLKYPAGATISRLGQNGNRKFVEFPRALHSHDNCEFSFSGLKTAVLRYTETHDPEYIQKNLCDICASLEDAIVGSLVEKTINALKKTRMKTLVVGGGVSANAWLRNRLQDYCGRHGIRFCIPDRSLSTDNGAMIAAAAIRRNKQGLLKSIDVVKPWMPLAL is encoded by the coding sequence ATGATTTGGCTCGGAATTGAATCCAGTTGTGACGAGACCGCCTGCGCAGTACTGCAGGACGACCCCCTCAAGGTAATTTCCAACCCGCTCTACAGCCAGATAGACGAGCACGCCCTGTACGGCGGTGTCGTTCCCGAAATCGCAGCACGCGCCCACCTGCAGAAGATTGCCCCCATCGCGGAGGCCGCCGTCAAGGAAGCGGGTATCGAACTCAAGGATATCGACGCGATTGCCTACACCACAGGCCCCGGGCTCATGGGCCCGCTACTTGTAGGGGCGAGTTTCGCAAGGGGCCTCGCCCGCGACCTAAACATCCCGGCATACGGCATCAACCACCTCGAGGGCCATCTCGCAGCCGCATGGCTCAGCAACCCAGATATCGAGCCGCCGTTCCTCACGCTCACCGTATCGGGCGGGCACACGGAACTCGTGATGGAAGAACCCGGATTCAAGTACACGAGCATCGGACGCACCCGCGACGACGCCGCAGGCGAAGCGTTCGACAAGTGTGGCAAACTGCTCGGCCTCAAGTACCCCGCAGGGGCAACCATCAGCAGGCTCGGCCAAAACGGCAACCGCAAGTTCGTCGAATTCCCGAGGGCGCTCCACTCGCACGACAACTGCGAATTTTCGTTCAGCGGGCTCAAGACCGCAGTGCTGCGCTACACCGAGACGCACGACCCGGAATATATCCAGAAAAACCTGTGCGACATCTGCGCCTCGCTGGAAGATGCAATCGTCGGGAGTCTTGTGGAAAAAACAATCAACGCGCTCAAGAAGACCCGCATGAAGACGCTCGTCGTCGGTGGCGGGGTAAGCGCGAACGCATGGCTGCGCAACCGCCTGCAGGACTACTGCGGCAGACACGGAATCCGGTTCTGCATCCCTGACAGGAGCCTCAGCACCGATAACGGCGCGATGATTGCCGCAGCAGCCATCAGGCGCAACAAGCAAGGGCTCCTCAAGTCCATCGACGTGGTAAAGCCCTGGATGCCGCTCGCACTCTAG
- a CDS encoding YbbR-like domain-containing protein — protein sequence MKHIALKITAFIFGIALWLYVVSLNTFKVELDIPVRLVKLPEMLAIASKPPHTMRITLEGAPFDLMRLRSKVMQGDTTAAAIIVDLQDAELGATRKPIGEKNFSAPNFSNIKFIEPDNQLLFIDLDLDTRIERNVPVRSMVTFDAATGYLLTDEPKLEPDFITVSGARNVITRIIEIPTDSVSFSGLVHDTTYSIPLDFKQFPAHVSLGDSLTSISVNIQKIGKKFYRDIPVQLIGMFDRETYRLNPPNVSVEITGGEGTLDSISNTSIELFVEFNRFQIEDVDSLTPTVKLTLPSGVNREMSIKAIQLSPDKVSLQDIKKLAAPADSLDEDAEEKLE from the coding sequence ATGAAACATATCGCATTAAAGATTACAGCGTTCATCTTCGGGATTGCACTATGGCTTTACGTCGTGTCGCTCAACACGTTCAAGGTTGAGCTGGATATCCCCGTGCGCCTCGTGAAACTCCCGGAAATGCTCGCCATCGCCTCGAAACCGCCGCACACCATGCGCATCACCCTGGAAGGCGCTCCGTTCGACCTCATGCGCCTGCGTTCCAAGGTCATGCAGGGCGATACGACCGCAGCGGCCATCATCGTGGACCTCCAGGATGCAGAACTCGGCGCCACCCGCAAGCCTATCGGCGAAAAGAACTTCTCGGCACCAAACTTTTCAAACATCAAGTTCATTGAACCCGACAACCAGCTCCTGTTCATAGACCTAGACCTCGACACGCGAATCGAACGCAACGTGCCCGTGCGCTCCATGGTCACCTTCGATGCGGCAACGGGCTACCTGCTTACCGACGAGCCCAAGCTGGAACCGGACTTTATCACGGTTTCCGGCGCAAGGAACGTCATCACGCGCATCATCGAAATCCCGACAGACTCCGTATCGTTCAGCGGGCTCGTTCATGACACGACGTACTCTATCCCGCTCGATTTCAAGCAGTTCCCCGCACACGTATCTCTGGGCGACTCGCTCACGAGCATTTCGGTCAACATCCAGAAAATCGGCAAGAAGTTCTATCGCGATATCCCGGTGCAGCTTATCGGCATGTTCGACCGTGAAACGTACAGGCTTAACCCGCCCAACGTATCCGTCGAAATAACCGGCGGCGAAGGCACGCTCGATTCCATCAGCAACACGAGCATCGAACTGTTCGTGGAATTCAACCGCTTCCAGATCGAAGATGTCGACAGCCTCACGCCCACCGTAAAGCTCACGCTCCCCTCGGGCGTGAACCGCGAGATGTCCATCAAGGCCATACAGCTCTCGCCCGACAAGGTGTCGCTGCAAGATATCAAGAAACTCGCCGCACCCGCCGATTCGCTGGACGAGGATGCCGAGGAGAAACTTGAATGA
- a CDS encoding ABC transporter permease codes for MFGQLGYLISESFRGWKQHRTVILPSLLTIFLCSLLLAASLTVLGGVFRVLSAESSLYTVEAFLPETVSEDSVQAVRQRLEHFRGVERVEYVSADSALADFRRHFSGEMLDLVDENPIPPFFRVSLVPGNQNPADLTEFIAALSRLEYFEEVQAPVDWATRVSEWKFRMVFWPVCLSLLLLVTLSLIICNSVRLSLLSRKLLVENMKYAGGSPFFIEFPFVLEGMMQGLVGSGFAVSILLVIVESIGRAIPLVGENIGGLWALLGLVVCLVTLVSAYFSYRTVQEFLLAKRSERE; via the coding sequence GTGTTCGGACAACTCGGGTACCTAATATCGGAATCTTTTCGTGGATGGAAGCAGCATCGCACGGTCATATTGCCGTCGCTTCTCACGATTTTCCTGTGCTCGCTCCTTCTCGCGGCATCGCTCACGGTGCTTGGGGGCGTTTTTCGCGTGCTTTCTGCCGAAAGTTCTCTCTATACGGTCGAGGCTTTCCTGCCCGAGACGGTGAGCGAGGATTCCGTACAGGCGGTAAGGCAGAGACTTGAACATTTCAGGGGCGTGGAACGCGTCGAGTACGTGAGCGCTGATTCCGCGCTGGCCGATTTCCGCAGGCATTTTTCGGGCGAGATGCTCGACCTTGTGGACGAGAACCCCATACCGCCGTTTTTCCGCGTGTCTCTTGTGCCGGGAAACCAGAATCCGGCAGACCTTACGGAATTCATTGCAGCCCTCTCGCGCCTGGAATACTTCGAGGAGGTGCAGGCCCCGGTGGACTGGGCGACCCGCGTTTCGGAATGGAAGTTCCGGATGGTGTTCTGGCCTGTTTGTCTGAGCCTCCTTTTGCTGGTGACGCTCTCGCTCATTATCTGCAACTCGGTGCGGCTTTCGCTCCTGTCACGCAAGCTCCTGGTCGAGAACATGAAGTACGCCGGCGGAAGCCCGTTCTTTATCGAGTTCCCGTTCGTGCTCGAGGGCATGATGCAGGGGCTTGTCGGTAGCGGCTTTGCCGTATCGATCCTTCTTGTGATTGTTGAATCTATCGGCAGGGCAATTCCCCTTGTTGGCGAAAACATTGGCGGGCTCTGGGCGCTCCTTGGACTTGTGGTTTGCCTGGTCACGCTCGTTTCCGCATACTTCAGTTACCGCACCGTCCAGGAATTCCTGCTTGCGAAACGGAGCGAACGGGAATAA
- a CDS encoding murein hydrolase activator EnvC, with translation MRLLVVFLCLLVGLAGAAPKKTDAQIKEQRNALKKLESDLAKKREELVLLETEEKGVLNTISLLDQNLNQTRVYITELSKNEKLVQQAVEQLKRDIDSLDQKIHVRKEAMKVRVRKLYVNGRYSEAEVLYRLLSREGDPRRQAYWVHHVLNEDRMQVEILTAMVTERDEKKRESEEHLVELNGLREKKAREEKGLVSQMGNQERMLLNLKHDKAMQQRALQEFERNQKVMQALIAKLEAKRKKEIEEAKKAEAARKAKQKKQKEKKVVEKPKKTIAGSVKGPKCMPLEGEIISNYGLQEHPVLHIATRNLGVEIRGKRGAAIRAAAAGTVVMVAEIDGRGPSVIIEHEGGTYSVYGHLRSIRVQEGKEVRNCEEIGEAGDIASLNGIKLYFQVSEGTQTVDPLQWLKTK, from the coding sequence ATGCGTCTGCTGGTCGTTTTTCTCTGCTTGCTTGTAGGCCTTGCGGGTGCTGCCCCGAAAAAGACGGACGCCCAGATCAAGGAGCAGCGCAACGCCCTCAAAAAGCTTGAGTCCGACCTTGCGAAAAAGCGCGAGGAACTCGTGCTCCTGGAAACAGAAGAGAAGGGCGTGCTGAATACGATTTCGCTTTTGGACCAGAACCTGAACCAGACGCGCGTCTACATCACCGAACTTTCGAAAAACGAGAAACTCGTGCAGCAGGCGGTGGAACAGCTCAAGCGGGATATAGATTCCCTTGACCAGAAAATCCACGTGCGTAAGGAAGCTATGAAGGTGCGCGTGCGCAAGTTGTATGTAAACGGCCGCTACAGCGAGGCGGAAGTCCTGTACCGGCTGCTTTCCCGCGAAGGTGACCCGAGGCGGCAGGCGTACTGGGTGCACCACGTGCTGAACGAGGACCGAATGCAGGTGGAAATCCTGACGGCGATGGTTACGGAACGCGACGAGAAAAAGCGCGAGTCGGAAGAGCACCTGGTGGAACTGAACGGCCTGCGCGAAAAGAAGGCGCGGGAAGAGAAGGGGCTTGTAAGCCAGATGGGCAACCAGGAGCGCATGCTCCTGAACCTCAAGCACGACAAGGCGATGCAACAGCGCGCGCTGCAGGAATTCGAACGCAACCAGAAGGTGATGCAGGCCCTTATCGCGAAGTTGGAAGCGAAGCGCAAGAAGGAAATCGAGGAAGCGAAGAAGGCCGAGGCCGCCCGGAAGGCGAAGCAGAAAAAGCAGAAAGAAAAGAAGGTCGTGGAAAAGCCCAAGAAGACTATCGCGGGCTCGGTCAAGGGGCCGAAGTGCATGCCTCTGGAAGGCGAAATCATAAGCAACTATGGCCTGCAGGAACATCCGGTATTGCATATCGCCACGCGCAACCTGGGCGTAGAGATTCGCGGCAAGCGCGGGGCCGCCATACGTGCCGCTGCGGCAGGGACTGTCGTGATGGTCGCAGAAATTGACGGGCGAGGCCCTTCCGTGATTATCGAGCACGAGGGGGGTACGTATTCCGTGTACGGCCACCTGCGCTCCATTCGCGTGCAGGAGGGAAAAGAGGTGCGTAATTGCGAAGAAATTGGCGAGGCGGGCGATATCGCGAGTCTAAATGGAATTAAATTGTACTTTCAAGTTAGCGAAGGCACCCAGACGGTGGATCCGCTACAGTGGTTGAAGACGAAATGA
- a CDS encoding DNA polymerase III subunit delta' → MIKYRLNGPASQERQRIRLMAALCENRFPQAVVIDGTPGIGKKALAMELSKALQCTDMFERPCGQCFGCKMAADPGAADNWVFPLTAAEAQAKSAEDVKAGSRAKTLQDIKQGYIEQIVANPYRTDIFDAGAEISVNLIRAMKSTFVMKGDRTRVVIVAEADRMNDAASNAFLKTLEEVPPDTYFVLTVASRERLLPTIRSRCLAIHLSSLTDAEVKEETLRMLGDDADEDQVSRDVIGLSLGSPGKAFFYLENAKALCGLASDFIVKSLKNDYSALFEELAENDLTEVSEANGFLEVLSFLIADILRKQSGAAVRLPDTMAGMDMDAFPRVDADALEMALATVQETMERIASRRSTAMMCLQSLAIKLFEGYK, encoded by the coding sequence ATGATCAAGTATCGCTTAAATGGTCCCGCGTCGCAGGAACGCCAGCGCATCCGCCTGATGGCGGCGCTGTGCGAGAACCGCTTCCCTCAGGCGGTCGTCATTGACGGTACTCCGGGAATCGGCAAGAAGGCGCTTGCCATGGAACTCTCGAAGGCGCTCCAGTGCACCGACATGTTCGAGCGCCCATGCGGGCAGTGCTTCGGCTGCAAGATGGCCGCCGACCCGGGAGCCGCCGACAACTGGGTGTTTCCGCTTACGGCCGCCGAGGCGCAGGCCAAGTCCGCCGAAGACGTGAAGGCGGGGAGCCGCGCGAAGACGCTTCAGGATATCAAGCAGGGCTATATCGAGCAGATTGTTGCTAACCCGTACCGCACCGACATCTTCGATGCGGGTGCCGAGATTTCGGTGAATCTCATCCGCGCCATGAAGTCGACGTTCGTGATGAAGGGCGACCGTACCCGCGTGGTGATTGTCGCTGAGGCGGACCGCATGAACGATGCCGCCTCGAATGCCTTCCTCAAGACGCTCGAGGAGGTCCCGCCCGATACGTACTTCGTGTTGACCGTGGCCTCGCGCGAAAGGCTGCTCCCGACGATACGTTCCCGTTGCCTTGCGATTCACCTGTCGTCGCTTACCGACGCCGAGGTGAAGGAGGAAACCCTCCGCATGCTGGGCGACGATGCCGACGAGGATCAGGTGTCCCGTGACGTGATAGGGCTTTCGCTCGGGTCTCCCGGCAAGGCGTTCTTCTATCTGGAAAATGCGAAAGCGCTTTGCGGCCTGGCGTCGGACTTTATCGTGAAGAGCCTCAAGAACGACTATAGCGCGCTTTTCGAGGAGCTTGCGGAAAACGACCTGACCGAAGTCTCTGAGGCGAACGGCTTTTTGGAAGTGCTCTCGTTCCTTATCGCCGACATCCTGCGCAAGCAGTCCGGTGCGGCGGTGCGCCTGCCCGATACCATGGCGGGTATGGACATGGATGCGTTCCCGCGGGTAGATGCGGATGCACTCGAGATGGCGCTTGCCACTGTGCAAGAAACTATGGAAAGGATAGCGAGCCGCCGCAGTACTGCGATGATGTGCCTGCAGTCGCTCGCCATAAAGCTTTTCGAGGGTTACAAGTAA
- the recJ gene encoding single-stranded-DNA-specific exonuclease RecJ, giving the protein MNDTVASTLARELEIPHLVARLLVSRGIRTASAANRILDDGCGAELSPWLMKGMEDAVSWILAVREKKGKVFIFGDYDLDGMTSVTLLSRCFAQIGIESEWRLPNRFGDGYGLSIAAVEEMYNAGARNLVTVDTGITANVEIARAKELGMSVMVIDHHQPSGDALPPCDVLLDPHQQGDMYPNPELCGVGVSYKFICALFERLGMESPRNLLELVALGTLADLVQMTPENRFFTKTGLARLQNSQLPGVQALYSSLMKPGSAVGGIDVMYKIAPLLNAPGRMEKPDPALKLLMCTDVANAPDLMAELKEWNAQRKAKEAEITDMALTRVKEIYGDKIPKVLVVDGAGWHVGVIGIVSAKLAQEFCRPTAVLSIDEGMAHASARAVPGFNWHKALFECRDLFERWGGHANAAGFSLPADKIPELRERLAASAEEQGYTGEAFDTNEPHAYDIDVALGELIVEGTRHRIEKTVLDYFDKMEPFGGNFPYPVFRAEGVTVHRVKELRGGHLQMEISQAGSPSFSAIAFGLRKCKPLLGGSRKVSIVFEPTWNYFNNKKTIQLCVKAIE; this is encoded by the coding sequence ATGAACGACACCGTAGCTTCGACGCTTGCGCGGGAACTGGAAATCCCGCATCTGGTAGCGAGGCTTCTCGTATCCAGAGGGATCCGTACCGCATCTGCGGCAAACCGGATTCTGGACGACGGCTGCGGTGCAGAACTTTCCCCCTGGCTCATGAAGGGCATGGAAGATGCAGTGAGCTGGATTCTCGCGGTGCGCGAGAAGAAAGGGAAGGTGTTTATTTTCGGGGACTACGACCTGGACGGCATGACCTCGGTGACGCTCCTTTCGAGGTGCTTCGCGCAGATAGGGATTGAGTCGGAGTGGAGGCTCCCGAACAGGTTCGGCGACGGCTACGGGCTTTCCATTGCCGCCGTGGAAGAAATGTACAATGCGGGTGCACGCAACCTGGTGACCGTGGATACGGGCATTACAGCGAATGTGGAAATCGCCCGCGCGAAGGAACTCGGGATGTCGGTGATGGTCATTGACCACCATCAGCCCTCGGGGGACGCGCTCCCTCCGTGCGACGTGCTGCTCGACCCGCACCAGCAGGGGGACATGTACCCGAATCCCGAACTCTGCGGGGTGGGGGTTTCGTACAAGTTTATATGCGCGCTGTTCGAACGGCTCGGGATGGAATCTCCCAGGAACTTGCTCGAACTTGTTGCCCTCGGGACGCTTGCCGACCTCGTGCAGATGACTCCCGAAAATCGCTTCTTTACCAAGACCGGACTTGCAAGGCTCCAGAACAGCCAGTTGCCCGGAGTGCAGGCTCTGTATTCCTCGCTCATGAAACCGGGGAGCGCGGTCGGCGGCATCGATGTGATGTACAAGATTGCGCCGCTCCTGAACGCACCCGGCCGTATGGAAAAGCCGGACCCCGCGCTCAAGTTGCTCATGTGTACCGACGTGGCGAATGCTCCGGACCTGATGGCGGAACTGAAGGAATGGAACGCGCAGAGGAAGGCGAAGGAAGCAGAGATTACCGACATGGCGCTTACCCGCGTGAAGGAAATCTACGGCGACAAGATTCCAAAGGTGCTCGTGGTGGATGGCGCCGGCTGGCACGTGGGCGTTATCGGGATTGTATCTGCAAAGCTGGCGCAGGAATTTTGCCGCCCGACCGCGGTGCTCTCGATTGACGAGGGCATGGCGCACGCGAGTGCGCGCGCGGTCCCCGGTTTCAACTGGCACAAGGCGCTCTTTGAATGCCGCGACCTGTTTGAGCGCTGGGGCGGGCACGCGAACGCCGCGGGCTTCTCGCTCCCAGCCGACAAAATTCCCGAACTGCGCGAACGCCTGGCCGCTTCTGCCGAAGAGCAGGGCTATACCGGCGAGGCGTTCGATACCAACGAACCGCATGCCTACGATATCGACGTGGCGCTCGGCGAACTGATTGTGGAAGGCACGCGCCACCGCATCGAGAAGACGGTGCTTGACTATTTTGACAAGATGGAACCGTTCGGGGGGAACTTCCCGTATCCCGTGTTCCGTGCCGAGGGCGTGACCGTCCATCGGGTGAAGGAACTCCGCGGCGGACACCTCCAAATGGAAATCTCGCAGGCGGGTAGCCCCTCGTTCTCGGCTATCGCGTTCGGGCTTCGCAAGTGCAAGCCTCTCCTGGGCGGTTCGCGCAAGGTTTCCATCGTGTTCGAACCCACGTGGAACTATTTCAATAACAAGAAAACTATCCAGCTTTGCGTAAAGGCCATCGAGTAG